The proteins below are encoded in one region of Candidatus Planktophila lacus:
- the ald gene encoding alanine dehydrogenase, whose amino-acid sequence MLVGVPKEIKVHESRVALTPEGVFEFTRSGHEVVVEKGAGVGSSISDADFVAAGARIEADVEKVWREADLILKVKEPIEVEYPRLRSGQILFTYLHLAASKPCTDALLKSGTTAIAYETVEVNGTLPLLAPMSEVAGRLSVQVGAYALQKPNGGRGVLLGGVPGVAPGKVVVIGGGVAGLNAAVIAMGMGADVTVLDRSLPRLAYIDSLYNGRIKTLASTLHAIDREIKNADLVVGAVLVHGAKAPKLVTNAQVAQMKPGSVLVDIAIDQGGCFEDSKPTTHAEPTFNVHGSVFYCVANMPGAVPVASTYALTNATLPYALAIANKGWERAIEEDPALDRGLNVHAGKIRYNAVALAHGYEV is encoded by the coding sequence ATGTTAGTTGGCGTTCCTAAAGAGATTAAAGTTCACGAATCTAGGGTCGCGCTAACGCCCGAGGGTGTCTTTGAATTTACTCGTAGCGGCCATGAAGTAGTTGTTGAAAAAGGCGCAGGAGTTGGATCTTCAATTAGTGATGCAGATTTTGTTGCAGCAGGAGCGCGTATCGAAGCAGATGTTGAGAAAGTATGGCGAGAAGCAGATTTAATTCTGAAGGTAAAAGAGCCGATAGAGGTTGAATATCCAAGGCTTCGCTCAGGTCAGATCCTCTTTACCTACTTGCATTTAGCGGCAAGCAAACCTTGCACCGATGCGTTATTGAAGAGCGGCACTACGGCTATCGCCTATGAAACTGTGGAAGTTAATGGAACTTTGCCATTGCTCGCTCCGATGAGCGAAGTAGCTGGTCGTCTATCTGTGCAAGTTGGCGCGTACGCCTTACAGAAACCTAATGGTGGTCGTGGCGTTCTATTAGGCGGTGTTCCCGGAGTCGCCCCCGGAAAAGTTGTTGTAATTGGTGGGGGAGTAGCAGGGTTAAATGCTGCAGTTATTGCGATGGGAATGGGAGCAGATGTAACAGTTCTCGATCGTTCGCTGCCGCGGCTCGCCTATATCGATTCGCTCTATAACGGACGAATTAAGACGCTTGCTTCAACTCTGCATGCGATTGATCGTGAGATCAAGAACGCTGATCTAGTTGTAGGTGCAGTACTGGTACATGGCGCTAAAGCTCCGAAGCTTGTCACTAATGCCCAGGTCGCGCAGATGAAGCCAGGGTCGGTATTGGTAGATATTGCTATCGATCAAGGCGGTTGTTTCGAAGATTCCAAACCAACTACCCATGCCGAACCAACATTTAATGTTCATGGTTCGGTCTTCTATTGCGTGGCAAATATGCCAGGTGCGGTTCCGGTTGCTTCAACCTATGCACTGACAAATGCGACGCTGCCTTACGCCCTAGCCATTGCAAATAAGGGATGGGAGCGAGCAATTGAGGAAGACCCGGCTCTCGATCGTGGGCTAAACGTTCATGCCGGAAAGATTCGCTATAACGCAGTTGCGCTGGCGCACGGTTATGAAGTTTGA
- a CDS encoding site-specific tyrosine recombinase XerD translates to MKFENALQSFVDHLTIERGLSSNSISAYKRDLAKFSEYLVFEKLDFERLSEDEIISFEVWLKGLGMAVTSINRNISALKSFYKYLAQEFSTNNPVSAVASSKVPRRLPKALTIKEITSLIDSTKREGDPISLRDHAIIELLYGTGARVSEIVGIDINDFAQSDIEGNPITTLKLRGKGSKERIVPLGSFAKSALDEYLVRIRPNLLTKSKSARVETALFLNQRGSRLSRQSAWQMISDAADSTGLSGKVSPHVFRHSYATHLLDGGADIRVVQELLGHASVTTTQIYTLITIDKVREAYATAHPRAN, encoded by the coding sequence ATGAAGTTTGAAAACGCGCTCCAATCTTTTGTTGATCATTTAACTATTGAACGCGGTTTATCAAGCAACTCTATATCTGCCTATAAACGAGACCTTGCCAAATTTTCTGAGTATCTAGTTTTTGAAAAGTTAGATTTTGAGCGTTTGAGTGAAGATGAAATTATCAGTTTCGAGGTTTGGCTTAAAGGTTTAGGAATGGCAGTTACTAGTATCAACCGCAACATCTCGGCGTTAAAGAGTTTCTACAAATATCTAGCGCAAGAGTTTTCAACAAATAATCCAGTTAGCGCTGTAGCGAGTTCGAAAGTACCACGCCGTCTACCGAAGGCGCTGACGATTAAAGAGATTACTTCACTTATTGATTCCACAAAGCGTGAAGGTGATCCTATTTCGCTCCGTGATCATGCGATCATCGAACTTCTCTATGGCACGGGGGCGCGCGTGAGTGAGATTGTCGGAATCGACATCAACGATTTTGCGCAGAGTGATATCGAAGGCAATCCCATAACGACTCTGAAGTTGAGAGGTAAGGGATCAAAAGAGCGGATTGTGCCCCTTGGAAGTTTCGCAAAGAGCGCTCTCGATGAGTATTTAGTTCGAATTAGACCGAACCTGCTGACTAAAAGTAAATCAGCAAGGGTTGAGACCGCACTATTCTTAAATCAACGGGGGAGCCGCCTCTCGCGACAGAGCGCATGGCAGATGATTTCGGATGCCGCAGATTCAACTGGCTTATCCGGCAAAGTTTCTCCGCACGTCTTTAGACATTCCTATGCCACGCATTTGCTAGACGGTGGTGCTGATATTCGCGTGGTTCAAGAGTTGTTGGGGCATGCTTCAGTGACCACAACTCAGATCTATACCCTGATTACGATAGATAAAGTGCGCGAAGCCTATGCAACCGCGCACCCGCGGGCTAATTAA
- a CDS encoding ParA family protein produces the protein MNAKSTFDDDVATTATLLGREPKNFRVPPAPVEGQPAKIISIFNQKGGVGKTTTTINLGAAIAELGRRVLLVDFDPQGGLSLGLGVNAHALPLENTVYYALMTPDANIDEIVLKSSVANLDFLPANRDLGTAETTLGAEIGGQQYLKRALGRLKDRYDVVLIDCQPTMGQLTINALVASDEVIVPLQCEYFALHGFIELKGNIEKVKSFLNPDLNLIGILATMYEKKTLHNREVLTAILEKYPDDVFETIIAKTIRFSETTVAGEPITSYASSSGGAASYRRLARELIARGGAR, from the coding sequence TTGAACGCTAAATCGACATTTGATGATGATGTGGCAACTACCGCCACTCTTCTCGGGCGCGAACCGAAAAACTTCCGCGTTCCGCCAGCCCCAGTTGAGGGCCAGCCAGCGAAGATCATCTCGATCTTTAATCAAAAGGGCGGCGTAGGTAAGACAACTACAACTATCAATCTCGGTGCAGCCATTGCAGAACTTGGTCGTCGCGTACTGCTCGTTGACTTCGACCCACAAGGCGGATTATCGCTAGGCCTTGGAGTAAATGCGCACGCGCTACCACTTGAGAACACTGTCTATTACGCCTTGATGACACCGGATGCGAATATCGATGAGATCGTCCTTAAATCATCTGTTGCAAATCTAGATTTCCTTCCTGCTAACCGCGACCTCGGTACCGCTGAAACAACTCTTGGCGCTGAAATTGGCGGACAACAGTATTTAAAGCGCGCACTTGGTCGCCTAAAGGATCGTTACGACGTTGTCTTGATCGACTGCCAACCAACAATGGGACAGCTAACGATCAACGCACTTGTTGCATCCGATGAAGTTATCGTTCCTCTGCAATGTGAATATTTTGCACTTCACGGATTTATTGAACTCAAGGGAAACATCGAGAAAGTTAAGAGCTTCCTAAACCCTGATCTAAATCTCATTGGAATCCTTGCGACGATGTACGAGAAGAAGACACTTCACAACCGCGAGGTATTGACTGCGATCTTGGAAAAGTATCCAGATGATGTCTTTGAAACAATTATCGCTAAAACTATTCGTTTCTCAGAAACAACTGTCGCCGGTGAACCAATTACTAGTTATGCATCATCATCAGGGGGCGCTGCTTCTTATCGCAGATTAGCCCGTGAACTAATTGCCCGAGGAGGCGCACGATGA
- a CDS encoding segregation and condensation protein A, with the protein MSGGSDVSIESSPFNVHLDNFDGPFDLLLQLISRHKMDITEVSLSIVTDEFISFIRALEASGEGWRLDQATEFLVIAATLLDLKAARLLPSGEIEDEEDLALLEARDILFARLLQYRAFKEIAATFAARIEAADKSFARVVALDPALSALLPEVLIGVGAPRFAAIAERVLTPKTPPVVAVEHLHTSLVSVTEESKRVVEALRKSRTLSFRNLCSDADSTLVVVARFLALLDLYRQGALRFEQVIALGELQISWTGSDEGEVAASDEFDIPVTLLDDGASDEPEDETPDLSVVNETEGGENV; encoded by the coding sequence ATGAGCGGGGGCTCTGACGTATCGATCGAGAGTTCTCCCTTTAACGTCCACCTAGATAACTTTGATGGCCCCTTTGATCTCCTGCTCCAGCTCATCTCGCGCCACAAGATGGATATCACCGAGGTCTCGCTGAGCATCGTTACCGATGAATTCATCTCCTTTATCCGAGCTCTTGAGGCCTCTGGTGAAGGCTGGCGCTTAGACCAAGCCACCGAGTTCTTGGTTATCGCTGCGACCTTGCTCGATCTAAAGGCAGCCCGCCTCTTGCCTAGCGGTGAAATCGAAGATGAAGAAGACCTAGCCTTGCTCGAAGCCCGCGACATCCTCTTTGCCCGTTTGCTCCAATATCGCGCCTTTAAGGAGATCGCAGCGACCTTTGCCGCGCGCATTGAAGCCGCCGATAAGTCATTTGCCCGCGTTGTAGCCCTGGATCCCGCCCTTTCCGCGCTTCTGCCTGAGGTCCTGATCGGGGTAGGCGCACCGCGCTTTGCCGCCATTGCTGAGCGCGTACTTACCCCTAAAACCCCACCTGTCGTTGCTGTAGAACACCTCCACACCAGCCTGGTGAGCGTGACTGAGGAGTCAAAGCGGGTAGTTGAGGCCCTTCGCAAGTCCCGCACACTAAGTTTCCGAAACCTCTGCTCTGATGCGGACTCAACCCTGGTCGTCGTTGCCCGGTTCCTAGCCCTGCTCGATCTTTATCGCCAGGGTGCGCTCCGTTTTGAGCAGGTAATTGCCCTCGGTGAGCTCCAGATCAGCTGGACCGGCTCAGATGAGGGCGAGGTCGCTGCTTCAGATGAGTTCGATATCCCAGTCACCCTGCTTGATGACGGAGCCAGCGATGAACCAGAGGACGAAACCCCAGATTTAAGCGTAGTAAATGAGACAGAAGGTGGAGAAAATGTCTAA
- the scpB gene encoding SMC-Scp complex subunit ScpB produces MSNPELERSIEAILMVVDEPVTELTLASVLERTVDEVVEALEHLTGSYEGRGFSLKAINGGWRFYSHPECSAVVEKFVLDGQQNRLTQAALETLAVIAYRQPVSRARVSAIRGVNVEAVMKTLVTRGLVEEAGLEPETGAILYKTTSYFLERLGLNSLGDLPALAPYLPDLDRLDEILESLTD; encoded by the coding sequence ATGTCTAATCCCGAACTCGAGCGTTCCATCGAGGCGATCCTGATGGTCGTAGATGAGCCGGTTACCGAGCTAACCCTGGCCTCAGTTCTAGAACGTACCGTCGACGAGGTAGTCGAGGCGCTTGAACACCTAACCGGTTCATACGAGGGCCGTGGCTTCTCCCTGAAGGCGATCAACGGAGGATGGCGTTTTTACAGCCACCCAGAATGCTCGGCTGTGGTGGAGAAATTTGTTCTAGATGGCCAGCAGAACCGCCTTACTCAGGCAGCGCTCGAAACCCTTGCTGTCATCGCCTACCGCCAGCCGGTCTCGCGTGCCCGCGTATCGGCGATCCGCGGCGTAAACGTTGAAGCAGTGATGAAGACCTTAGTTACCCGAGGGCTGGTCGAGGAGGCAGGGCTAGAGCCTGAGACCGGGGCGATCTTGTATAAGACCACCAGCTACTTCTTAGAGAGACTCGGACTTAACTCACTTGGCGATCTGCCAGCGCTGGCTCCATACCTGCCGGATCTCGATCGCCTTGATGAGATCTTGGAATCACTCACCGACTAA
- a CDS encoding pseudouridine synthase → MAEMRLNKIIADAGITSRRGADELIMDGRVSVDGFVCRELGARFDPQMVKVMVDGETITRSITKSYLVLHKPKGVLSTMFDPEGRPSLADFIDLRKERLFHVGRLDKDSEGLILLTNDGDLTFRATHPSFGLEKTYIIEFDGKLPVGAEKTLLKGIELEDGIGRVLSFKQLSPQWLEVTIHEGRYHIIRRLMEAVDVTVLRLIRTNFGPISLGDTPEGRWRDLNAGELANLQKALDL, encoded by the coding sequence ATGGCCGAAATGCGCCTAAATAAAATTATCGCCGACGCTGGAATTACGAGCCGTCGCGGAGCCGATGAGTTAATCATGGATGGTCGAGTAAGCGTGGATGGATTCGTCTGTCGTGAGCTGGGCGCCAGGTTTGACCCACAAATGGTGAAAGTCATGGTAGATGGTGAGACAATTACACGCTCAATAACTAAGTCTTATCTTGTACTTCATAAACCTAAAGGCGTTCTGTCAACGATGTTTGACCCGGAAGGTCGCCCCTCATTAGCAGACTTTATTGACCTTAGAAAAGAGCGCCTTTTCCACGTGGGACGCCTTGATAAGGATTCTGAAGGGCTAATCCTGCTGACCAATGACGGGGATTTAACCTTTAGAGCCACCCACCCGTCTTTTGGGCTGGAAAAGACCTACATTATTGAATTTGATGGAAAGCTCCCGGTTGGGGCTGAGAAGACCCTTTTGAAGGGGATCGAGCTTGAGGATGGAATTGGCCGAGTTCTCTCATTTAAACAGTTGAGTCCCCAGTGGCTAGAGGTCACAATCCACGAAGGCAGATACCACATCATCCGCCGGCTAATGGAGGCAGTCGATGTCACCGTACTTAGATTGATCCGTACGAACTTCGGCCCCATCTCATTGGGAGATACCCCTGAAGGAAGATGGCGAGATCTAAATGCAGGTGAATTAGCAAACCTACAAAAGGCTTTAGACTTATAA
- the aroH gene encoding chorismate mutase — MSTVRAIRGAVQAQANTAEAIDAATKELLAEMLRANAITAVDFISVIFTVSPDLNAAFPASSARELGFTDVPLICSVEIGVPGSLERTIRIMAHVESDLKKSEINHIYLGGAKVLRRDIAQ; from the coding sequence ATGTCTACGGTTAGAGCGATACGCGGGGCGGTTCAGGCGCAGGCCAATACCGCCGAGGCGATAGACGCTGCCACCAAAGAGCTGTTGGCTGAGATGCTTCGGGCCAACGCAATTACCGCCGTTGACTTCATCTCGGTGATCTTTACCGTCAGCCCGGATCTAAATGCAGCATTTCCAGCGAGCTCTGCTCGTGAGCTTGGATTTACTGATGTTCCGCTCATCTGTTCTGTAGAAATCGGAGTTCCCGGCTCGCTCGAACGCACTATTCGCATTATGGCTCACGTTGAAAGTGACCTAAAAAAGTCAGAAATCAACCATATCTACCTAGGCGGAGCAAAGGTTTTACGCCGAGATATAGCTCAGTAG